The following nucleotide sequence is from Coffea eugenioides isolate CCC68of chromosome 10, Ceug_1.0, whole genome shotgun sequence.
agaccgatgtggaacgATCCGAGccgcgaccgcgactttgaaccatgtaTATAACCAAGCAGCATTATCTATATCTCAGACATCAAGGCATAGGTCTAGAAACACAGGTATAACCTCATAGCCAAATCGAACAATGGTAGGCCTTACACATCATAATAACAAATGCATCGACATAATTGAATGATCACACCTTCCTTTACAGACTGAGAACTACACAAAGTAATCGTCAAACGTCACTTCATCCTCTTCAAGTTGATCGCCTCCCGTAAAAGCCAATATCATATACTCAGCAATCTTGTCTCCAAAAAACTTTTGCAAGGTCTCAATAGCAGCAGCTTCTTCTATTGAGATTCGGCTTCTAAGCGACACAACTACAAGCATTGCGTGGATGCCATCATTTGCCATGCCAATGCATCTCACAATCTCTTTTCCAACAAACTCAGGTTCAGCCAATTTGTCGAGTAACCCTAAGATCAGAGCAATTTAATTTCACATAAAATAGAACAACGGTCTTCCAgatattagttttttttaataaaggGAATTTTCCTCTTGAACATTAAAACCccgtattttttattttttttactgcaGATCTACACAATCACCCCGTGTCTATCACATTGATGATTTGGCCATCTTCCAACACGGTCCTATGTAGCTCACTAGTATTGGTAACACCATCAAGACTGCTCCTTGACATGAATGCCTTTCTTCCAAGAATACTGTTACCAGTTGCACTTTTTCCATTACCTGTGCGCCCGGCCAGAACCACCGTTCGAACTCCATCTGAAGCAGAACTCCACGTTTCGAACTATTTTCTCTAATGAAGCTGTCTACAAAACAGCTAGAACAAAGAAATACGTGATAAAGATTCCACCAAAAAGCTTTAACTACATTACATCCAAAGAATTATTACAATTTCCCAAATGTCCATTAAATATCAGTGAAAATTTATGCATGACTAGAAACAGAAAGGGCTAAAATTATCTGATAATGTATCTACTCAAACATAAAACATAATTAGAATTAGGCTTTATTCATTTCAAAATAATGGGTAGTACACAGACAATCTTATCATCAGATTCAATATTAAAATCTATGCTACTGATTTTGATGCATTTGCAGAGAACTGAGGCCAATAAAATGTAGGTAGGAAATTATCAAAGCTATGACTTGGAAAATATATCACTTACAGAATTTTAATTAGCAAAATCCAAAGAAAAgcatgaaaagaaataattatttcATCAACCtaaaactccaaatttgaaaGGTCCTGCTAACCTATTAAGATGGTGACATCAACCAACTTCGTCGGCATGGTTAGACACTATTGTTTGGATTGTGTATTATTtgcaaaaatttatttgtttatattatcaacacattttttaaccaccttttattttacatacattatataaaaaaaaggtgCTATagtattttttcaaaaaattattccaaataatcatcaacacattttctGTGAATTCATTTCTCAATTGCCATTTGAAtctcatatatattaaattgttacaatgcatttttctacaaaaattctagaaaataacaatccaaataGTGTGTGAAGTGTGAACGAGGCTGATCCATTTTTGGAGAaattgagtgtgtttggatagagtattatttaaaatattatttggaataattactgtagcactttttgtaatgtgatgtatgtgagataaaaagtaatggaaaatataaaaaagtcaAATGAACAAAATGCAAAACGAAACTTCTTTCCTTTCAATTGGAGGTCTTGAACCAAGATCTCTTATCAACTATCCCTTCCATCTTattacccaacccaaccctctgACTTGGAAGTATGGATCTCAGTtcctctaattttttttttttttttgttttttggataAGAAGAGCACCAATAACATCCTTGGACTAACATAAACTAATCAATACACAAATTTGTTAacatattttttcctttttaatctttttaagtttttagtCACTTAAAAAGACATTCATGCCCCTATTACGACGCAGGTAATAGCCTGTGCTAGTGAGTATTTCTGTACTTTCACCGTCAGTAGAAAAGCTCGAGGAGATTGTCGTCAACGTTTGACAATTCCCCTTTGGACTTTAATACCGACAGATGAGCGAGCGGACCTCGTCGGCTTAAATTCTCCAACAGTCTTCTCGTCTCCTCGAGTTCTATCTCTTTTCAATCTCAATCTATCTCGCCCCTGCAATTTCTCCAAGGTTCATCAGTAAGTCCCAAGATCTTGAAAAATTCGTTTATTTCTATTTGAATTCGCACTGTTAAGAATTATTGTGCTTATATGAGTATTTGTTTTACGCCTTACTTCAATCAATCTGTGATCAGTAGTATTATTAGggttttattttcatttttttgggtCACCGGTTTGATGGATGGCTGCATGATGAAAACTCCTATGACTCGGATTGTGAATTttgctattttattttatatgtgCCCTTTAAGGTTTTTGTGATGTTATATTGGTATTAATGTGCCTAAACCTCAAGTATCCTGCAAATTAAAACAGAAGTAAATCGGTAAGTTCGTTAATTGTGGATTTTTCCCCTTGTTTCTGCACAAGCAAGTTGAGATGGAGCTGATGTTGGTGACTTTGTACAATATGTCAAAATCTAATCTTGGTCTTTATTCTTGGGTGCTTAGTTATTGACACAGTAATGTATTATGTGCACAAGCACTAACTGAGAGTGGGGTTTAGTGTTCATGATATTCTTAACTATCTTGGATAATAGGAACGCGTGCTACTTTTATTGGTTTATGATTGGTTTGAACTGATTTAAGCAATATTGGTATCTGTTGTGATCCTGTTTCATCTACCTTTATCTTGAAAATCATGACGATATTGTTGTTAATGACATAAGATTTTGCTATGTGTGCTACataaattttggattgttattgtCCATTGAATTGCTATGACTTGGTCTATTTTGTGACAGAAAGATTTTTGACATTGTTGGTACAGATTCGCTGATTCCTGAGAGAATGGGTGGAAGTTTTATTGAAGATGATTGGGAGTTTGGGTCTGCCTCAGATGGAGTTCGAACTGTTGTTCTGGTTGGGCGTACAGGTAATGGAAAAAGTGCAACTGGTAACAGTATTCTTGGGAGAAAGGCATTCCAGTCATTGAGTTGTCTTGATGGTGTTACCAAAACCAGTGAGCTACAGAGCACTGTTTTGGAAGATGGCCAAATCGTTAATGTGATAGACACACCGGGTATTTCTCACCCAACTAACTTGATATTTGTGGCAAAAAATTGTAAAGACAATTACAGCTAGAATGTTTAAAGAAAAATTCCCTAAATATTCACAAAACTAATATCTTGAggaccattcttttgttttatatGAGATGTGAATTGCTTTGATTTCAGGGCTCTTTGACAGATTGGCTGAACCTCAGTTCGTAGGAAAAGAGATTGTGAGATGCATTGGCATGGCCAAGGATGGCATCCATGCAGTCCTTGTAGTTGTCTCGCTTAGAAGCCGAATCTCAATCGAAGAAGCTGCTGCTATTGAGACCTTGCAAAAGTTTTTTGGAAACAAGATATCTGATTATATGATATTGGTTTTTACGGGTGGTGATCAACTCGAAGAGGATGACGTGACTTTGGACGATTACTTGAGTCATTCTAAGTCTGTAAAGGTAGGTATATCtgatttaattatttctatGAATTTGTAGTGGGTGTTACGTATCATAATGTGTAAGGTCTAGTTTTCTTCAATTTGGTTTTGAGGTTGTACTTGTGTTTCTAGAATTTTGCCTTCAAAATCTAAGGTATAGATACAGCAGCTTTTTAGATTCTATTGTTGTTATTCATGAATGAACTGAATTATCTTGTATTCATGTACCTCCATGAAGTCTGTCTCTTGAATTTTAACTATATGCATAAGGATGATGTTACCATGATGAACATTGTTAATAAATGGCCCAAAGAATAAAGAGCATTTTGTCCACCTTTTTGGCTGGAGGGAATCAGCTAGTTAAGTAGAAAAACTAAAGGAACTGGTAGTTAGTTTCATTTCACCTGCAAGATCAGTCCGTCAGTAAAGGAAGCGGCAAATATAAATATGATATTAGTGGCTAGGAATTTGGCTtaatttttcttcattcttgAAGCTTAGTGTTACTCCTATGGGAAAACTAACAAAAATGAAGGGTATTCTGAGGGATCAGAACTTGATTTTATCTATCAATGGGTGAGATGATGTCATAAATTGTGATCTGAAAAGATCTAAGTGTGTTCTGGATTTGTGATCGGGAGTGGACCATAAGCTTTTGCAACTATTCTTGGACTGCCTGATGGCCAGAGATTGTTGAAAGTTATCACTTGGTGTCTCGATGGGCTTGGACCTGAAACACTTTCAAGCACTTTTTGTCCTAGGGTTATCAGATCAATGTTTTCCAGTTAATGTGTCTGCAATACAATTACAAAAACTTAACATTTTGTGAGCATTTTCAGTGTCAGGATCAGTAGGTGAAAATGATGGGTTGGAGAGAATTGATTTCTCTAATTTGCACCATGATCTTTTCTCCTTGGTTTCACTAATCTTTCTCTAATTTGCACCATGATCTTTTCTCCTTAGTTTCACTAATCTTTACCCTTTTTGAAGTCATACTGCATGATTGAAACTTTCTATGGTGATGATATAGGATATGCTTGAGATTTGTGAGAATAGGCGGGTGTTATTTGATAACAAGACGAAGGATGCAGCCAAGAAAGCTGAACAACTTCAGCAACTTCTTTCTCTTGTGAATGATGTTGTGATGAAAAATGGAGGAAAACCATTTTCTAACAATTTATTTGTTGAATTTAAGGTGAGGTTTGTTGGCAATCGTAGAATGTTTGTCTTCACTCTTACCATAAAGCTTGTGAAACCCATAACACCCTGCAAAATTCATTGTTTTAACAGAAAGGAGTCACAAAACTTCATGATCAAGCTGCAGAGCTGAATTCTTTGGAAGGGTACTCCAAAAATGAGAAATCTGAGTTGGAGGTGCAGATTCGGGCTTCATATCAGGAGCATCTGAAACAATTTACTGATATGGTACTTGTTCTTTTTTTgacatgtttctttttttttttttgtgattactattttttttctcttctttttgttttgcatCCTATGAATCTAACAATATGCCTCTAATATGCTTGGAGTCTCATATATACCTTACAAGTGTAATTATGCATGTCCATTCCCTTTCCCGCTTTTGTAAGGAACTTTCCCACTTTTGTAAGGAAACAACCATGTAAGAAGAGAGGCCTGAACTTGTTTCTGTTTTTGCGTAACTTTTATTTTGCCTTTGGGCagattaaagtggggaaaagAGAACTAATCAACAATTCTGTCAGGCAGATAACATGGATCTCTACTTTCTGAACTTTATTTCAAAGAAATATATAGTAATgcatgaaaatgatgaaaagatCTGCATAATTGTTTGTTTAAACAGCTCAAGCATCACTTATGTCTTCCAATGAATCGAACCCTATTCTTTGTAGGagcaaaaattttctttctttcttcatattgatgCTTGGTTGTTGAAATACTCTATCCAGTATCCAGACTGGTAGTATGATCTGTTGCCTTCTAAGAGAGGTTTTATATGGAGTTTTAGAATTCCGAAATTTTATTTTGGTTGTCTGTTGTTTTTATAGAACTTTTAGTTTGTTGTTATTAACAGATGGTGATGTATTCCCGCAAGGTTGCTAGGAATTCTCTTCTTGTTGGCATGATGTTTTGTGACAATTGGAGCCTTGAGAAGCTTTTACCgttttaaaatgatttgaaTAACTGTTGTCATGGTGTTGGTTGGGATCAGAATTTGGGCGAATCAAAAATTAGTCTGGGTGATGGAGTTCTTATCATTTAGATTTGGTAGCTATTCATTTAGTTAACAAAATGAGCAATGTGCTATCTGTTCATTCCAAGCATATTTATGCACCTAGTATGACAGTGAAAAAagtacactttttttttttttggctccaGTGGAAGGAAAAGCATCATATACAACGCTGGATGATGATTTCTAAATGATCTTTTCTGTAATGTAAAGAAAACAAGTTATGTTATTTCTCGACTGGAAAGAAAAGCATCTACAATCTTCTGTGCTGGAAGGAATTCTGGGTGATCGTTTAGCAATTTAGTAATTTTGAGTATCTTTGTTTTAAATCTGCTATTCAGGGTTTCCTTTTAAATATAGGTGGCAAACAAATCCATTTAgttaaatttacccatacccgccAATGAATAGATGGATATGGGTATTTTAagtttattaaatgggtattattagATAACCTATCAAACTCAATTAATCCATTTAGAAGTGTCTTCCCCAAGCCTCCTCTCTtcccccaccttttttttttcaaatttttcattttgtcatgatgttcactacttttgtttcattattattattatttgttggttttatcttatcgttttattttctcttagtttattaacttgctcatttttcagcattaccaatttatgacaagttttagcctcttttcctacctttccaaaatgaaattttaaatttacacatgaaaaaaatgctagaggtttaaaatttttggattaagtttttatgtttacttttatagtacttagttcaaatttttatattcttattgttcaattattaaatagtatgtaattttgcgacagAGAGTAcggatggaaaaaaaattggtaattaggcttattgagtATTAttagtaaatatttaaaactaatgatgggtgcaaaaggtggtataaattgataacttagtttgcaaaaatgcatttaaatgagtttacaaaaagttaaaatgaatgggttataaatgggtaattgggttacccaattcattttttaacttattcatttatacccatttaattagatgggtataaatgagttgactcacttatacccattatccATTTTAACCAACACAAATCCGTTCAAGTcatccattttgacacctctacttTTAAATATACTGTGCTTTTTAGAGTTATTTGTTTTTTCTggttaaatattttttattttttaagctttAAGCAGTGAACATCATCCACTTGGGCCTACAGACACTTCTCCAGCATAATCTATATCTCTCTATGTGATTGCTATTGTTGAAGCATATTCGTATCTCTTTAAGAAGTGTACTATGTGATGGATCTTTCAGCTGTCATTTGCTGAAGCTTGGTGCTATTTATTAGTAGTATCGTCTGTCAATGGTTTATGAACGGTGCTATGCAGTAAACTCAATTAGTAGAACctatcaagaaaattttttctatttGCTAATGTTTTCTACATATTCTGGCTTGATTTTGCCATACAATGATATTGAGGGTTGTGATGTTGGATTTAAACAATTTGttcatgattatgtgttgatGTATGATACAAGGATACTGGGGAACACATTTCGGAATTTGAGTTGTCTTTGCTTGACATAAGGTTCTGTGAATTAGGATGCAATTAAGAGCGGCTAATATGGGTACcctttcaacattttcttgtTGTATTCTTCTTGTCCAGGTTGAGACAAAGATTATGGATGCAACACGTAGATTTGAACAGAAACTGACAGAAGAGCAAGCTGCTCGCTTAAAAGCAGAGGAAGCTGCCCAAGCAGCTCAAATGCAATCAAATGATGAGATCCGTCTGTTGAGAGAGCATATAGAGAGAGTCGAGAGTGAGAATAAGGAGCTCAGAAAGCATGCCGAACGTGGGGGTTGTCAAATTTTATGATGGGATACTTCAGATACTGTGCACATCTGGTGGGAGGGTGGCTGCATGCACTTTCTGGAAAAATAAAGACATCTTACGGTTACACATTATAAATTTTTAGTTTGCATTTTAGTTCTGTTCATTGTGGTCCTGTTGCCTACTTATCACTGTAATGTTATATAGGTGCCCATCTTGAGTGGCTTCCTCGTAACCTATTTGCTAGGTGTGGTGGTATGAGTCGTATCCATCCCCATATCCTCTTTTGCTGTATAGTGGAATCCGTCCGTGTTCGACACTTGCAGGGGGCTGGCAAATACAAATTTGACTTATAATATGGAGGCTGTGTCCCAAAGAAAAAGTTTCGCCGAACTAAATTTTGAATACAAATCTAGGTTTGGCAAGAACAAGAGAAATCTCTCTGTTTACTAGAAAAACCAACAAAAGCTTGGTAATAATGATGAAAGGAATGATAAAAACATTCTAGGGTTGGCCTATTTATAGGTTACAACTTTtatttggaaaagaaaacgAAAATAGGACGACAATGGCCTGCTCAATGACCGGCCCCGATCTTCTTCTGAGACAATAAAACACGACCAACTTTTGGCGATGTCCAGACCAATGTACCTGCTGATGTCCCGCTCCGGTATTGGTCTAATGAAGCTCTACTTCGTTCCGTATCAATCCCCCCCCCACTTGAGAAGAACTCGACCTCGAGTTCCCAGGGAAATTCACAACAGAAGCATGAACAAACACCCCAACAACCCTCTTGCGAAACTTGTAAGGTCGCCAGATCATCAAGAACTGGAGTCTTGCATGAAAGTGTAACTTGTTTGGATCCACTTTTGCCGCAAACTCAATTGTAGAAATTGAGTCGTTCATCAAGGTTAGGATGAGCTAGCAATGGAACTCTCAAACAACTCAAACTTCTATTTGTTGAGCTCCAACAACATCATGGGTTGAATCTCCTCCACACCTTTGTCAAGAGACATTGCCTCAAACTTAGTGCATTTGTGTTTATCTGTACCTGCAAACGAACCATCCTTTACAGACAAGATAGTTAACAATTTATTTGCTGCAAGATTATGAGACTGTGACCGAGACCCCGGTTTCATAGGCAACAATGTAATTTTTCGTCCATCCTTGACAAATCAGTGTATGTTGTCTCGCCCACTTTAAACTCGCATCCATGTCACACTGTCAAGGCCTACCAAGCAACATGTGACATGCGTTCATGTTAACCACATCACAAACTATCTCATCCTTGTAAAACTTTCCTATGGACAAAGGCACTTTACACCTCTTGGTTACCTCCATGGGATCTACATTCTTTATCCAACCCACCCTATAAGGTTCAGGATGCTTCTCTATAAGCAATTTCAATGAACTAACCAAAGCTCTAGAATGATGTTCTCAGTACCACCGCTATCTATTATCAAATCAAAGATGTTACCAAAAATAGTGCACCTAGTTTTAAAGAGTTGATCACATTGAATTGCTACCTCCTCAGCATGCTTCAATTTACACACCACATAGGCAAGCTACACGTAATTATCATCTTCGCCGTCTGGGCCACTCATATACTCTTCTTCATCTTGTGGCTCCTCTATATCTCCAATGTGCTCAGCCAAGTTAATTTGTCTCCGACAATTAGAGGATAGTTATTAGACATGTGTCCAGACTGTCTACACCTTAAGCAATAGTCACCCCAAGGTTTGGAATATGAATTGTTTGCCGAATTATTTCTATGGGGAGGTATCAAATTGGTATTCTGATGCCTAGGAGCTTCTCAGGTTTTAGCCATAGGTCTCTTATCGGTTTTATAGATCCACGTGGTGGCTCCAGTGCGGCACATGGCTTCTCTTTATGAGGAGGTTCTACCTGGCCTTCAACGTACATGTGGGACACACTACTCCTCGAATTTCTCTTTCTAGCTAACTTTATTTCAGCTTTTTGGGCCATATTTTAAGCCTTAGATAAATCAAAGATAGTTTTACAGCCAATTTCATCACTAATACCCTTATTCAGACCATCTAAATATCTCGACACTAAATGATTTTCTAACTCCATAATATTATTTCTGGAcattaatcataaaaattcagAATTATATTCAAGAACCGAACGAGTACCTTGCACGTAGTGTTGAAATTACAAGAAAAGATATTGCTCATAGTCCGTGAGCAAGAAACGTGCCTTCAACTATCACTTCATCTTTAACCAGGATTGAACGAGCTATTTCCTTGCCTTCGCCTATTCGTCTGCAATTGCTCCCACCAAGAGGAGGCACCATTTTTTAACGTGTAAACGATCAATTTAACTTGCTTCTCTTCTGGTATTCATATAATCAGAAAATCACTCTCTCTCTGCTATCCAATCTAAAAAATCTTCTATGCCCAAATTTCCATTGAAACTCGGACCATCAACATTTAATTTCAACTCGTCGAATTAATGATTTTATTGAAACttagggttagggtttttgACATGAGTGCCATCATCCGATGAACTATCATCATAGGAAAAAATCTTCTATGCTCAAATTTCCATTGAAACTCGAAACATCAACATTTAACTTCAACTCGTCGAATTAATGATTTTGTTGAACcctagggttagggtttttGACATGAGTGCCATCATCTAATGAACTATCATCATAGGGTTGTTCCCCGTGGGATGGCACCTGATCTTGGCAAATCAATGGTCGCTCATGGGCCACTTCCTTCTATGCCCAAATTTCCATTGAAACTCGGAACATCAACATTTAACTTCAACTCGTCGAATTAATGATTTTGTTGAACcctagggttagggtttttGACATAAGTGCCATCATCCGATGAACTATCATCATAGGGTTGTTCCTCGTGGGATAGTACCTGATCTTGGCAAATCAATGGTCGCTCATGGGCCACTTCCTCACCATGATCATCTCTTTTATCACGACCTCTTCCGCCTTGCAATCCACTCTGTCAAAACATATCGGCTATTTCATTAATTGTTCCCTCCATATGATCAACATGAGTGGTTAATTCTCACAATTCTATGGATGTTGCAAAATCCCCCACTCCATCATTGGGATTAGGGTTACAGTTCGCATTACTAGCTGCCATC
It contains:
- the LOC113749139 gene encoding immune-associated nucleotide-binding protein 9-like; protein product: MGGSFIEDDWEFGSASDGVRTVVLVGRTGNGKSATGNSILGRKAFQSLSCLDGVTKTSELQSTVLEDGQIVNVIDTPGLFDRLAEPQFVGKEIVRCIGMAKDGIHAVLVVVSLRSRISIEEAAAIETLQKFFGNKISDYMILVFTGGDQLEEDDVTLDDYLSHSKSVKDMLEICENRRVLFDNKTKDAAKKAEQLQQLLSLVNDVVMKNGGKPFSNNLFVEFKKGVTKLHDQAAELNSLEGYSKNEKSELEVQIRASYQEHLKQFTDMVETKIMDATRRFEQKLTEEQAARLKAEEAAQAAQMQSNDEIRLLREHIERVESENKELRKHAERGGCQIL